From Carassius auratus strain Wakin chromosome 1, ASM336829v1, whole genome shotgun sequence, the proteins below share one genomic window:
- the LOC113064198 gene encoding dual specificity mitogen-activated protein kinase kinase 7-like isoform X1, translated as MSSLEQRLSRIEEKLKQENKEARKRIDLNIDMSPQRTRPRPIIVIQLSPAPAPSQRAALQLPLANDGGSRSSSSESSPQHPSYPSRPRQMLTLPTPTYSLQKSLENAEIDQKLQEIMKQTGYLKIDGQRYPAEVADLISEGEIGSGTCGQVFKVRFEKTGHVIAVKQMRRTGNKDENKRILMDLDVVLKSHDCPYIIQCYGAIVTNTDVFIAMELMGTCAEKLKKRIQGPIPEAILGKMTVAIVKALLYLKEKHGVIHRDVKPSNILLDDKGQIKLCDFGISGRLVDSKAKTRSAGCAAYMAPERIDPPDPSKPDYDIRADVWSLGISLVELATGQFPYKNCKTDFEVLTKVLQEDPPVLPLGMGFSPDFQSFVKDCLTKDHRKRPKYHKLLEHSFIRRYEVSEVHVAGWFQTVMERTESPRSSQCFNHHQLHSLFSR; from the exons ATGTCGTCGCTGGAGCAGAGACTCTCCCGAATCGAGGAGAAACTCAAGCAGGAAAATAAAGAAGCCCGCAAACGAATCGACCTGAACATCGACATGAGCCCGCAGCGGACGCGTCCGAGGCCAA TCATCGTGATCCAGCTCAGTCCAGCTCCAGCCCCCTCCCAGCGCGCAg CCCTACAGTTGCCATTGGCCAACGATGGAGGAAGTCGCTCATCCTCTTCAGAAAGCTCTCCTCAACACCCCTCGTACCCCAGCAGACCCCGACAAATGCTAACGCTTCCCACTCCAACATACAGCCTACAGAAGAGCCTGGAGAA TGCTGAAATTGACCAGAAGTTGCAGGAAATCATGAAACAAACAGGATATCTGAAGATTGACGGACAG CGTTACCCTGCAGAGGTGGCGGATCTGATCAGTGAGGGGGAGATCGGCAGTGGAACCTGTGGACAGGTTTTTAAAGTTCGCTTTGAGAAGACTGGCCATGTCATCGCAGTTAAG CAAATGAGGAGGACGGGTAATAAAGATGAGAATAAGAGAATCCTCATGGATCTAGATGTTGTGTTGAAGAGTCATGACTGTCCGTACATCATTCAGTGCTATGGAGCAATCGTCACCAAT ACTGATGTGTTCATCGCCATGGAACTAATGGGGACGTGTGCAGAGAAGCTGAAGAAGCGGATCCAGGGGCCCATACCAGAAGCCATTCTGGGAAAGATGACCGTGGCC ATTGTAAAGGCTCTGCTGTATCTAAAAGAGAAACATGGTGTCATTCACCGAGACGTGAAGCCATCTAATATCCTGTTGGATGACAAAGGGCAGATCAAACTGTGTGATTTTGGCATTAGTGGCCGACTGGTAGATTCTAAGGCCAAAACTCGCAGCGCCGGCTGTGCAGCATACATGGCA CCTGAGAGAATAGACCCTCCAGACCCCAGTAAGCCTGACTATGACATCAGAGCTGACGTCTGGAGTCTTGGTATTTCTCTG GTGGAGCTAGCCACGGGACAGTTTCCATACAAGAACTGCAAGACAGACTTTGAGGTTCTCACCAAAGTTCTGCAAGAGGACCCACCGGTCCTTCCTCTCGGCATGGGCTTCTCCCCTGACTTCCAGTCCTTCGTCAAAGACTG CCTCACAAAGGATCACAGAAAAAGGCCAAAATACCACAAGCTGCTT GAACACAGTTTTATCCGTCGTTATGAAGTGTCAGAAGTACACGTGGCGGGCTGGTTCCAGACGGTGATGGAGCGCACAGAGTCTCCTCGCAGCAGCCAGTGCTTCAACCATCACCAGCTCCACTCTCTCTTCAGCAGGTAG
- the LOC113064198 gene encoding dual specificity mitogen-activated protein kinase kinase 7-like isoform X2 codes for MSSLEQRLSRIEEKLKQENKEARKRIDLNIDMSPQRTRPRPTLQLPLANDGGSRSSSSESSPQHPSYPSRPRQMLTLPTPTYSLQKSLENAEIDQKLQEIMKQTGYLKIDGQRYPAEVADLISEGEIGSGTCGQVFKVRFEKTGHVIAVKQMRRTGNKDENKRILMDLDVVLKSHDCPYIIQCYGAIVTNTDVFIAMELMGTCAEKLKKRIQGPIPEAILGKMTVAIVKALLYLKEKHGVIHRDVKPSNILLDDKGQIKLCDFGISGRLVDSKAKTRSAGCAAYMAPERIDPPDPSKPDYDIRADVWSLGISLVELATGQFPYKNCKTDFEVLTKVLQEDPPVLPLGMGFSPDFQSFVKDCLTKDHRKRPKYHKLLEHSFIRRYEVSEVHVAGWFQTVMERTESPRSSQCFNHHQLHSLFSR; via the exons ATGTCGTCGCTGGAGCAGAGACTCTCCCGAATCGAGGAGAAACTCAAGCAGGAAAATAAAGAAGCCCGCAAACGAATCGACCTGAACATCGACATGAGCCCGCAGCGGACGCGTCCGAGGCCAA CCCTACAGTTGCCATTGGCCAACGATGGAGGAAGTCGCTCATCCTCTTCAGAAAGCTCTCCTCAACACCCCTCGTACCCCAGCAGACCCCGACAAATGCTAACGCTTCCCACTCCAACATACAGCCTACAGAAGAGCCTGGAGAA TGCTGAAATTGACCAGAAGTTGCAGGAAATCATGAAACAAACAGGATATCTGAAGATTGACGGACAG CGTTACCCTGCAGAGGTGGCGGATCTGATCAGTGAGGGGGAGATCGGCAGTGGAACCTGTGGACAGGTTTTTAAAGTTCGCTTTGAGAAGACTGGCCATGTCATCGCAGTTAAG CAAATGAGGAGGACGGGTAATAAAGATGAGAATAAGAGAATCCTCATGGATCTAGATGTTGTGTTGAAGAGTCATGACTGTCCGTACATCATTCAGTGCTATGGAGCAATCGTCACCAAT ACTGATGTGTTCATCGCCATGGAACTAATGGGGACGTGTGCAGAGAAGCTGAAGAAGCGGATCCAGGGGCCCATACCAGAAGCCATTCTGGGAAAGATGACCGTGGCC ATTGTAAAGGCTCTGCTGTATCTAAAAGAGAAACATGGTGTCATTCACCGAGACGTGAAGCCATCTAATATCCTGTTGGATGACAAAGGGCAGATCAAACTGTGTGATTTTGGCATTAGTGGCCGACTGGTAGATTCTAAGGCCAAAACTCGCAGCGCCGGCTGTGCAGCATACATGGCA CCTGAGAGAATAGACCCTCCAGACCCCAGTAAGCCTGACTATGACATCAGAGCTGACGTCTGGAGTCTTGGTATTTCTCTG GTGGAGCTAGCCACGGGACAGTTTCCATACAAGAACTGCAAGACAGACTTTGAGGTTCTCACCAAAGTTCTGCAAGAGGACCCACCGGTCCTTCCTCTCGGCATGGGCTTCTCCCCTGACTTCCAGTCCTTCGTCAAAGACTG CCTCACAAAGGATCACAGAAAAAGGCCAAAATACCACAAGCTGCTT GAACACAGTTTTATCCGTCGTTATGAAGTGTCAGAAGTACACGTGGCGGGCTGGTTCCAGACGGTGATGGAGCGCACAGAGTCTCCTCGCAGCAGCCAGTGCTTCAACCATCACCAGCTCCACTCTCTCTTCAGCAGGTAG